Genomic segment of Leifsonia sp. Root1293:
TGACCTACTCCCTGACGCTCGACAACGACGGGCCATCGAATGCACGCAATACCTCGATCGTGGATGCACTGCCCGACGGTGCCGAGCTGGTCGACGTGACGCCGTCCGCCATGGAGTGCGTCACGTCGCCGGCCCCCGTCGTGGTCACCTGCACCGCTGCGGGGCTCGCGGCCGGCGGGGTTCAGGGCGTCGCCATCACGGTGCTCTTCCCCGACGGCTCGCTCCCCGGTGCGATCGAGAACACCGCAACGGCGACGTCGGACACGACGGATGCCGATGCCGGGAACAATGTCTCCTCGGCGATCGTCGACCTCCAGGTGGTCGCCGACACCGCCATCACCAAGACCGTCGTCACTCCGCGCCCGACGATCGGCGAGCCGGTGACATTCCGCCTCAGAGCGGTCAACCTCGGGCCGGCCACCGCGCCCGCGACTGTCTTCACGGACACGCTCCCGGCAGGAACCACCCTGATCTCCGCGGTGGTCGAGGGGTCGACATCCGTCTGCACGACTGTCGAGCTGGAGGGGAACATCGTCGTGACCTGCCCCGTCGGAGCTCTTCCGCTCGGTGGCACGTCGACCGTCATCCTCACCGTCGACACCGCGGACCTCGCCACGACGACCTTCTCCAACACCGGCTTCATCGGGTCGGGTGCGCTCGACCCGAGCACGCCAGACAACGAGGCCACCGCGCTGGTGACTCTGCTCGCGGTCGCCGAGCCACCGCCTCCGACCGACCCGCCCTCGACGGATCCACCGCCGACGGATCCGCCGACGACGTCGCCGGGAACACCCCCTCCCGGCGATCCGGGGACCGGTCCGGCCGGTCCGGCCGCCGGCCCGTCCGGTGTCGACAGCGCAGGACTCGTGAGCACCGGTGTGAACGCCGCGTCGGCTCTCGCGCTGGCCTTCGCGCTGATCCTGCTCGGGGGAGCCGGCCTGGTGCTGCGGCGTCGAAGCGGCGCACGCTTCCGGTGATGGACCAGCGCCGCGTCGTCGCTGCCGTCGGGCATCACTCCACCGCGGATGGCCGCCGGCCCAACAACTCGCGCTCGAAGCCGGCGGTCTGTGCTCGCAGCGCGTCCGCCACCGCGGCCACGGCGGGCAGCCGCAGGGAGTCGGGTCGCAGCACCATCCAGTAGGGCAGCCTCTCGGCGAAGCGCTCCGGCAGCAGGCGCACCAGGTCGTCGTGCCGATCGGCCATGAAGCACGGCAGGAACCCGATGCCGGCGCTCGCCCGCGTCGCCTCGACGTGCACGAACACGTTCGTCGAGCTGATCGAGTCGCGCATGGTCGGCACCAGCCTGCGCGGGGCGTCGAGGTCGTCGACCAGCAGCATCGAGTCGACGAAGTAGACCAGCGGATGCCGTGTGAGCTCCTCGATCGATGCCGGAACCCCGTGCTCGTCGAGGTAGGCCCGCGATGCGTACATGCCGAGCATGTACTCGCCGAGCAGGAAGGCCGACGCCCGGTGCACCTGGGGCTCGCCGACGACGACCTCGATGTCGAGCCCAGAGCGGTACTGCCGGACGCGGCGGGTGACGGTCTCTATCTCCACGGAGAGCCGCGGATGCCGCCGCTGCAGCGCGGCGACGGCGGGGGAGGCGATGTAGGCGCTGAAGCCATCGGTCGCCGACATGCGCACGACGCCGGAGAGTTCGTGCTCCGCTGAATCGTCGTCAGCGGAGAGCCCGGCGATGGCGACCTCGATGCCCTCGGCCGCCCGTGCAGCCCGTCGACCGAGTTCGGTGAGTTCCCAACCGCCGACGGCCTTGGCCAGCAGCCGTCCGCCGAGCGATTGCTCGAGGGCGGCGATGCGGCGCGACACCGTCGTGTGGTTGACGCCCAGACTGTCGGCCGCCGTCGTGAAGCGGCCGGAGCGGGCTACGGCGAGAAGGATGAGGAGGTCGTCGGCCTGCGACTCAGATGAGCCGGGCTTCGATGTGGGCTGCGCTGCCATATCTGCAATTATGCACATCGAGGTCGCGCGATTGGTCATTGATGCAGCATCCGTCGTCATGCACACTCGACGAAACCACGTTCACCAGCGAGCGTCGCGCGTCGGCACGCCGTTCGCCATCAGGGTCAATGACGACACCGAAGGAGACGCCATGAGCGTTCAACACCAGCAGACCGGGGCTCAGGCTCCGGCATCCGGAACCGGCGAGGGCACCTCGCTCGCAGGACTCAAGCGGATCGTCTCCGCGTCCATGGTCGGAACCGTCGTCGAGTGGTACGAGTTCTTCCTCTATGCGACGGCCGCATCCCTGGTGTTCGGCACTTTCTTCTTCCCGGCAGCGGGCACCCAGCTCGACGGCATCATCGCCGCCTTCCTCACCTACGCCGTCGGCTTCGTCGCCCGCCCCCTCGGCGGCATCGTCTTCGGCCAGATCGGCGACAAGTTCGGTCGCAAGCACACCCTGCAGGCGACGATCATCCTCGTCGGCGTCGCCACCTTCCTCATGGGCTGCCTGCCCGGGTTCAACACCATCGGCTACTGGGCGCCGGCACTGCTGGTGGCGTTGCGCTTCATCCAGGGCTTCGCTGTGGGCGGGGAATGGGGCGGCGCCGTGCTGCTCGTGGCCGAGCACAGCCCCGACAAGTCGCGCGGCTTCTGGTCGAGCTGGCCCCAGGCCGCCGTTCCCGTCGGCAACCTGCTGGCCACCCTCGTTCTGCTGACCATGTCGTGGATCCTGCCGAGCGACCAGTTCCTCAGCTGGGGATGGCGCGTCGCATTCTGGCTCTCCGCCGTGATCGTGATCATCGGCTACTACATCCGCACGCACGTGACCGATGCCCCGATCTTCCTCGAGGCCAAGGCCGAGCAGGAGAAGCAGAAGGCGGCCAGCTACGGCGTGGGTGCTGTCATCAAGCGCTACCCGGTCAAGATCCTGCAGGCGATGGGACTCCGGTTCGCGGAGAACATCCTGTACTACATCATCGTCAGCTTCTCGATCGTGTACCTCTCGACGGTCGTGGAATACAACACCAGTGAACTCCTGTTGGCCCTGCTCATCGCGCATGTGGTGCACTTCGCCGCCATCCCGCAGGTGGGTCGCCTCTCCGACAGGTTCGGACGCAAGCCCATCTACTTCATCGGTGCGGTCCTCGGGGCGAGCTGGGCGTTCTTCGCCTTCCCGCTGTTCGACACGGCGAGCCCGGCGCTCATCGTGTTGGCCATCACGATCGGTCTGGTCTTCCACGCGTTCATGTACGCCGGGCAGCCCGCGGTGATGAGCGAGATGTTCCCGACCCGGATGCGCTACTCCGGCGTCTCGCTCGGATACCAGGTGACCTCGATCATCGCCGGCTCGCTGGCGCCGATCATCGCCGTGGCGCTGCTGCAGGCCTACGACTCGTGGGTGCCCGTTGCCATCTACCTCGTCATCGCCTGCGCCATCACCGCTGTCACGGTCGTCACCCTCAAGGAGACCCGTGGCGAGTCGCTGCGCGAGGTCGACGCCGTCGACGAGGAGAAGTTCGGAGCTGCGCCCGCGGCCAGAGTGAAGCATGCCTGAGTCGGGTGCGCCGGCGGTGCCCGGGCTCGAGGGGCGTCGCGCGCTCGTCACGGGCGGGGCGAGCGGCATCGGGGCGGCGTGCGTGCGTGCGCTGGCGGCATCCGGAGCCCATGTCGTGGTGGCGGATGTGGACGAGCGTGGCGCCGCGGCGCTCGCCGAGGAGGTGGGCGGCTCCAGCTGGACCGTCGATCTGCTCGACGTGTCGGCGCTCGAGACGCTCGAGCTCGACGTGGACATCCTGGTGAACAACGCCGGCATCCAGAGGGTGAGCTCGCTGGAGGAGTTCGAGCCCGCCGCGTTCCGGCGCATCCTGGCGCTGATGCTCGAGGCTCCCTTCCTGCTGGTGCGTGCCGCGCTTCCGCACATGTACGAGCAGGGCTTCGGGCGCATCATCAACGTGTCGTCCGTGCACGGACTGCGGGCATCGCCGTTCAAGGGGGCGTACGTCGCCGCCAAGCACGGACTCGAGGGATTGTCGAAGGTGGCCGCCCTCGAGGGCGGGCCGCACGGTGTGACGAGCAACTGCGTGAACCCCGGGTACGTGCGCACCCCGCTGGTCGAGAAGCAGATCTCCGACCAGGCCGAGGCTCATGGAATCCCCGAGGACGAGGTGCTCGCCAGCGTCATGCTGGCCGAGAGCGCCATCAAGCGCCTCGTCGAGCCCGAGGAGGTGGCCGAGCTGGTGGCCTGGCTCGCCTCGCCGCACTCGGCGATGGTCACCGGCGCCAGCTACACGATGGACGGCGGCTGGTCGGCGCGGTAGCGCGACCGCACGGCTGGACCAGCTCCGCGAGAACAGGCCAGATCACGCCTTGCGACCGAGAACAGGCCGATCGGGCCTGTTCTCGGTCGTCCGGCCTGTCTCCGCGAGCGGTGCAGCTGGCTCAGCGCGGCGCGAGTGCCCTCCGCAGCCACGCGCGCTCGACCAGGGTCCACGCCGTCGTCACCGCGAGGTACAGCGTGGCCGCCAGCGGCACGAAGACCGCGAAGACGACAGTGAGAAACGGTAGCCAACTGAGGGCCGATGGCAGCCATGCCGGCGGAGTCGGCACAGGGGCCGCGGATGCCGCACCGGCGCCTCCGGTCCTCCCCGGTGCGGCTGCTCCCGGTGCGGGCGATGCGATCGGCGGGATCGGCGGGTTCTCGGCCGCGATCTTCAGAGCATGTCGCCGAGCCGTCCAGGCGGTCGCGGCGATCGCGAGCAGTAGCGCCGCGAACACGATCAGGCCGAGAGGCGGCATCCCGGCCCCGAGGAAGGCGACGAGCGATGTGCCGAGCGGCACCCCGAACAGGTGCATGCCGAGCAGTGCATTGGTGTGGCCGTTGATGACGGCGAGCACGAAGAGCCCGTAGAGCAGGGAGAGAACCGGCGCCTGCGCCAGTGCGGGCAGGATGCCGGCGAACGGCGAGGTCTTCTCGGTGGCGTAGAGCTCCATCATCTTGCGCTGCAGCACCTCGGGCCTGGCCTTGTAGCGGCGTTGCAGTTCGCTCAGCTGCGGGGCGAGCCGACGGCGGGTGAACTCGGCGCGCACCTGGGACCGTCCGACGGGAATGAGGAGCGACCGGATGACCAGGGTGAGAGTGACGATGGCCAGCGCGGCACTCAGCTCGCCGGCGAACGGTTCGATGAACGAGGCGAAACCGAGGAGGAGACGGTAGGCGGAGTCGAGGATGGCCGCGATGGGCCCGAAGGCATAGAGGTTCACGAAAGGAGTCCTTTGTCGAAGGGGTGAGAGTGGTCGCGATGGGTGGTCGCGAGACCCTCGTTCTACGAAGGACTACGCGGCCGTCTCGGGGAGAGACGGCGCGCGGGTGCGGGGGCGGCCCGCCGTGTTCGGATGCCGTGGGGCTGGCATGCTCGAGAGCACCTCGCGGTGCTGGTGCGAGCGGGAGCCCACCGTGAGCTCGGATGCCGGTGCCTGCAGGGCGAGGGACACCGTCGCGAGCAGTCCCGCAGTCGCCAGGATGGCGGCTCCGGCGACGAGGGTGGTCGGCGTGCTGGGCTGCGCGAGGGCGAGCACGAGGAACGCGGCGCCGAGCAGCGTCGATGCGCGCATCAGCACGAGCGCCTTCAGCAGCGTGTCCGGCATGGTTCCTCCTCCCACGAGCGTACGCCAGCGCGCGGTGGAACGCCCGGTGTCTACGACGCGGTCTGCGGCCGATCCTGACCGAGGCCGATGTCGTCGGCGTTGGCGTGCTGCCCCGCCGGGGTCGGCTGCGGGGTGTCGACGGTGGAGTTCGGTCCGGTCGTCGGCACGACGTGGATCGCGCCGGTGGCCGTGGGCACGGAGCGTGCGGCGGATGGGGCGACATCCGTGGTCGACGACACGTCGGCGAACGTGCCCCCGCGCTGCAGGGTCTCGATGAGCTGCACGTTCTGGTTGTGCAGGTCGATGGTGATGTTGGTGATCGCCGTGGTGAAGTTCTCGGCTGCCTGCAGCGACGTCTCCGTGGCACGCCGCGTCAGCTCGGCGCTCTCGGTGGTGGCCTTCAGGGCGATGGTGATGCCGTAGTAGGCGGCGGCGATCGAGACGATCGGTGCGATGACCGACGCTGTGATCGCCAGCACGTCGGTGAGGGCCGGCCTCTCGAAGCCGTCGGGGAGAGGCCCCATCAGCAGGTAGACGCCGGAGACGGCGACGACGGCCAGGATGACGATCGCAAGGATCGCGACCAGCGCGGGTTTGGGTGTTGCATCCTGTGCAGCCATTGCACTCCAATCAGCGGGAAGCCCCCATTATTCTCTCCGCGGCATGCAAGGCAACAGGGGTTGTCGCCGACGGATGCGTCGGCCAAGGTATATGGCGAGTCCGCTCGTCAGCGCGGGACCCCTCCGCCGGTCAGCGTGCGCTGCGTTCGGCGACGAACGCGGCGACCCGCCCGATGAGCTCATAGGGGATCGGCTTCGAGTACGGGAAGGTGAGCGAATCCTTGCCCGAGCGGTACGGCGCGATGGCCTCCTCCAGCTCGGGCTCGGCCGCGGCCACGGGGTAGATTCCGAGGTGCCTCTTCCAGGCTGCGTAGTGGAGTGCGTACCGGCCTCCGAGCATGACGGCCGGGATGTCGTAGCGCACCTTCTCCTCATCGCTCGGCACGGCGTCGAGGATGACCTGCCTCACGCGGCGGAGGATCTCCTGGATGTCGTCGGGATACCGGGCGATGTACTCCTCGACGGTGACGGTCCTGTCTGACATCACGACTCCCTCCGTCGGCGCGCTCGCATGCATCCCGGCCGCCGGTCGCACTCGGCTCCGTGGTGCGAATCTAGCCTGAGAAGAGCCTGCGGGAACAGACGTCAGGCGCCGGGAACCCGCAGCAGTGCGCCCTCCGCGCGGCAGGTCGCCGCGGCGATGAGCATGGCGTCGGCGAGCAGGGCGCCCCACTCCTCGTCGGACTCGGGCAGGCCGGACTGGGCGATGTCGCGCACCGTCGCGGACAATGTGGCGTCCCCCGCTCCCATGGTGTCGATGACGGGTCCGGGCAGGTGCGCGATGCCCGCTCTCACCGAGCGGCCGTCGGGCAGGCGAACCGCAGCGCCCTGCGATCCCGCCGTGGCCAGGACGGATTCGGCTCCGGCGTCGAGCAGGCGGCTGGCGAACTCGTCGACGGAGTCGCCCAGCAGCAGTGCGGCGTCCTCATCGCCCACCTTCGACAGCAGGCTGTCGGCGGCGACGCGCACGAAGTTCGCCAGGAACGCATCGCGGTCGCTGAGCATGCCCGAGCGCGGGTTCGGGTCGACGATGAGGCGGCGCTCGCCGGTGGAGACGGCCTCGAGGAGAGCATCCGTCTGAGCCGTGTCGTCGAAGGGGAAGCAGCTGACGACCACCAGCGGCGCGGCCTCGATCGCCCTGCGCGCCTCGCCGTCGAGAGGGAAACGGCGGAACCTGGCGGCGTCGTTGAACGCATAGCGCGGTTCGCCGTCGGTGCGATCCGAGACCGCGCGAGCGGAGCCGAGGGGGGCGTCGCTGGTGATGAGGTCGACGCCGTACGCGGCGAGGTGATCACGGATGACGGTGCCCGAGTCGTCGTCGCCGACCATCGCCAGCAGCGTCGTCGGGACACCGAGCACGGAGAGGCCTACGGCGACATTGAGAGCCGCCCCGCCCACGAAGTCGCGCGAACCCGAGGCGTCGCGCATCTCGTCGATGAGGGCGTCGCCGATGACGACGACACGGGGTTCGGCCTCTCCGACCGATTCGGGCACGGATGTCGCATCAGTCGATGGCATTTATCTCTCCACTTCCACGCACGATGAGTCGGGTGGGCACGATGTGCCTGGTGCCGGGGGCGTCGTCGCCGTCGAGCCGTGCGAAGACCCGTTCGGCCGCGAGCTGACCGATGCGTTGGGGATTCTGCGCCACCACGGTGACGCCGGGTTCGAGAAGGTCGGCGAGCGGCACGTCGTCGAAGCCGACGAGGGCGACGGTGTGGTGCAGGTCGCGCGCGCGGAGAGCCCTGATGGCACCGATGGTGACGAGGTTCTGGGCGCTGAAGACGGCGGTGGGCGGATCGTCGGACGACAGCAGCCCGAGCAGGGCGTCGAAGGTGGTGGCTTCGTCGTGGAGGTTCTCGATCACGGGCACGCCGGAGGTCGGAACACCGGCACGGCCCAGTTCCTCGAGGAATCCGCGGCGACGTTCCCGCGCGGTCTGGATGTCGCCGCGGTCGCCGAGGTAGGCGATCCGCCGGTGACCGTGGCTGAGCATGTGCCTCACGGCGAGGGCGGCGCCGGCGGCGTTGTCGCTCACGACGGTGTCTGCGGTGACGCCCGACGGTTCGCGGTCGACGAAGACGACGGGTGTTCCCCGTCGGATCTCGGCGGAGAGGTAGCCCTGACTGGGGGAGATTGTGGTGAGGATGAGCCCGTCGACCCGACGCCGGAGGAATGCCGACACGCTCTGCTCCTCGCGGGTCGGATCGTCGTCGAGGCTGGACGCGAAGACCGCGACGCCGCGCTCGATGGCTGCCTCCTCGACGGCGCGGTGCACGGCGCCCGAGAAGGGGTTGCTCACGCTTCCCACGAGGAGTCCGAGAGTGCGGCTTCTGCCGTCGGCGCGGCGGAGGTTGCCGGCATGCAGGTCGGGTTGGTAGTCGAGGGCGCGGGCAGCATCCGTGACCCGCGCGATCGTCGCGGCCGAGACGTTGGGCTCCCCGTTGATCACCCGAGACACGGTCTTGATGCCGACACCGGCCAGCGCAGCGACCTGCTTCATGGTCGGGCGTGCCGTCGTGGCGCCGGTCTCGGCGCTAGCGCTTGACAACGATGTCACGATTCTGACTCCAATGTGGGGAACGAGTTGACTATAACGCAAATTCGGGCTACAACAGTCATTGACATCGTTGTCAACGGACAGCGTTCCCCACTCAAGGAGATTCACCGATGAATCGCACAGCTCCCCGTCCGCTCGCTCGACGCCTCGTCGCAGCGGGCTCGATCGCAGCCCTGGCTGCCCTCTCATTCACCGCCTGCTCCTCCGGTTCCGGGGGAGGGTCATCGGCCGCCTCGGGCGATGAGATCGGCGTCTCGCTCATCGTGAAGACGACGTCCAATCCCTTCTTCGTCGCCATGGAGGACGGCGCCAAGGCGGCAGCCGACAAGCTCGGCGTGAACCTCACTCTCGCCGCAGGCAAGGAGGACGGCGACGAGGACACCCAGATCCAGGCCATCGAGAACGCGATCTCCAAGGGCGACGCCGGAATCCTCATCACCCCCAACGGGCCGGGCGTCGAGGACGCCCTGGTGAAGGCGCGCGATGCCGGGCTCTACGTGATCGCCCTCGACACCCCGCCGTCCGACCCCGAGTCCGTCGACATCACCTTCGCGACCGACAACTACCTCGCCGGTCAGGACATCGGCAAGTGGACCGCGGCCAAGCTCGGCGGCGAGAAGGCGACCATCGCCCTCATCGACCTGTTCGACGACAAGGTGGTCTCGGTCGACTACAACCGCGACCAGGGCTTCCTCGACGGCATGGGCATCGACACCGCCGACAAGGAGAAGAACGGCGACGAGGCCAAGTCCGGCACGTACAGCGGCGGCGACTACGAGATCGTCGGCAACGAGGCATCGCAGGGTGCTGAGGACGGCGGGCGCACCGCCGCCGAGACGCTGCTCAGCAAGAACCCCGACATCAACGTGGTCTACACGATCAACGAGCCCGCGGCATCCGGAGCCTATGAGGCCTTCAAGGCAGCGGGCACCGAGAAGGGCTTGATCATGGTCTCGGTCGACGGCGGATGCGCCGGCGTGCAGCAGGTCGCCGACGGCACCCTCGGCGCCACCAGCCAGCAGTACCCCGTGAAGATGGCGGATCTCGGTGTTCAGGCCATCTACGACCTCGTCAAGACGGACAAGAAGCCCGAGGTCACCGAGGGCCTCGACTTCTACAACACCGGAGTCGCCCTCGTCACCGATGACGCGCAGGACGGCGTCGAGTCGATCGACACCGCCGCAGCGGCGGACATCTGCTGGGGCTGATCCAGCACTGCGGTCCCGTCCCCTTCTGGACCGCCGCCGGACGGCCGCTGAGCGCCTCACGCCCAGCGGCCGGTCCGGCACCTCGCACCACCGATCAATGGAGTTCACCGTGAGTCACCCCAAGACCGAGCCGGCGCCCTCGACGGGAGCCCTCGACCTGGCCGAGGAGTTCCTCGACAGGACGACGCCGCTCACCCGCATCCGCGGGGCCCTGCACCGCTACCCGGCCCTGAGCCCGGCGATCGTGCTGGTGCTCTCCGTGATCGTGTTCGGCTTCCTCAACGACCGCTTCCTCAATCCGGCCAACCTGTCGCTCATCACGCAGCAGGTGGCCGTGGTCGGAACCCTCGCCATCGCGCAGACCCTCATCATCCTCACGGCCGGCATCGACCTCTCGATCGGCGCCGTCATGGTGCTGTCCTCCATGGTCATCGCGCAGTCGACGGTGCAGGCCGGCGTTCCGGCCGTCGTGGGGCTGCTGCTCGGCCTGATCGTCGGCCTCGCCGCCGGCGCCTTCAACGGCTGGCTCGTGACGAGGTTCAAGCTGCCGCCGTTCATCGTGACGCTGGGAACGCTCAACGTGTTCGTCGCCCTCACCCTGCTGTACTCGAGCGGTGCGACCGTGCGCGGCAACGACATGCCCGCCCTGCTCACCTGGACCGGTGAGACGTTCAACATCGGCGGCGTCAACTTCACCGTGGGCGTGGTCATGATGCTGGTGCTCTACATCGCCATCGCCTTCATCCTCGGCAAGACGGCCTGGGGCCGCCACGTGTACGCCGTCGGTGACGACAAGGAGTCGGCCCGACTGGCCGGCATCAGCGTCAACAGGGTGCTCATGAGCGTGTATCTCGCGGCCGGAGCGATCCTGGCGATCGGTGCCTGGATCCAGATCGGGCGCACCAATGCCGCATCCCCCAACGCGGGCGTCGATCTCAACCTCGACTCCATCA
This window contains:
- a CDS encoding LysR family transcriptional regulator — protein: MAAQPTSKPGSSESQADDLLILLAVARSGRFTTAADSLGVNHTTVSRRIAALEQSLGGRLLAKAVGGWELTELGRRAARAAEGIEVAIAGLSADDDSAEHELSGVVRMSATDGFSAYIASPAVAALQRRHPRLSVEIETVTRRVRQYRSGLDIEVVVGEPQVHRASAFLLGEYMLGMYASRAYLDEHGVPASIEELTRHPLVYFVDSMLLVDDLDAPRRLVPTMRDSISSTNVFVHVEATRASAGIGFLPCFMADRHDDLVRLLPERFAERLPYWMVLRPDSLRLPAVAAVADALRAQTAGFERELLGRRPSAVE
- a CDS encoding MFS transporter, with translation MSVQHQQTGAQAPASGTGEGTSLAGLKRIVSASMVGTVVEWYEFFLYATAASLVFGTFFFPAAGTQLDGIIAAFLTYAVGFVARPLGGIVFGQIGDKFGRKHTLQATIILVGVATFLMGCLPGFNTIGYWAPALLVALRFIQGFAVGGEWGGAVLLVAEHSPDKSRGFWSSWPQAAVPVGNLLATLVLLTMSWILPSDQFLSWGWRVAFWLSAVIVIIGYYIRTHVTDAPIFLEAKAEQEKQKAASYGVGAVIKRYPVKILQAMGLRFAENILYYIIVSFSIVYLSTVVEYNTSELLLALLIAHVVHFAAIPQVGRLSDRFGRKPIYFIGAVLGASWAFFAFPLFDTASPALIVLAITIGLVFHAFMYAGQPAVMSEMFPTRMRYSGVSLGYQVTSIIAGSLAPIIAVALLQAYDSWVPVAIYLVIACAITAVTVVTLKETRGESLREVDAVDEEKFGAAPAARVKHA
- a CDS encoding 3-hydroxybutyrate dehydrogenase, with the translated sequence MPESGAPAVPGLEGRRALVTGGASGIGAACVRALAASGAHVVVADVDERGAAALAEEVGGSSWTVDLLDVSALETLELDVDILVNNAGIQRVSSLEEFEPAAFRRILALMLEAPFLLVRAALPHMYEQGFGRIINVSSVHGLRASPFKGAYVAAKHGLEGLSKVAALEGGPHGVTSNCVNPGYVRTPLVEKQISDQAEAHGIPEDEVLASVMLAESAIKRLVEPEEVAELVAWLASPHSAMVTGASYTMDGGWSAR
- a CDS encoding YidC/Oxa1 family membrane protein insertase encodes the protein MNLYAFGPIAAILDSAYRLLLGFASFIEPFAGELSAALAIVTLTLVIRSLLIPVGRSQVRAEFTRRRLAPQLSELQRRYKARPEVLQRKMMELYATEKTSPFAGILPALAQAPVLSLLYGLFVLAVINGHTNALLGMHLFGVPLGTSLVAFLGAGMPPLGLIVFAALLLAIAATAWTARRHALKIAAENPPIPPIASPAPGAAAPGRTGGAGAASAAPVPTPPAWLPSALSWLPFLTVVFAVFVPLAATLYLAVTTAWTLVERAWLRRALAPR
- a CDS encoding DUF6412 domain-containing protein, with protein sequence MPDTLLKALVLMRASTLLGAAFLVLALAQPSTPTTLVAGAAILATAGLLATVSLALQAPASELTVGSRSHQHREVLSSMPAPRHPNTAGRPRTRAPSLPETAA
- a CDS encoding iron chaperone is translated as MSDRTVTVEEYIARYPDDIQEILRRVRQVILDAVPSDEEKVRYDIPAVMLGGRYALHYAAWKRHLGIYPVAAAEPELEEAIAPYRSGKDSLTFPYSKPIPYELIGRVAAFVAERSAR
- a CDS encoding PfkB family carbohydrate kinase, which encodes MPSTDATSVPESVGEAEPRVVVIGDALIDEMRDASGSRDFVGGAALNVAVGLSVLGVPTTLLAMVGDDDSGTVIRDHLAAYGVDLITSDAPLGSARAVSDRTDGEPRYAFNDAARFRRFPLDGEARRAIEAAPLVVVSCFPFDDTAQTDALLEAVSTGERRLIVDPNPRSGMLSDRDAFLANFVRVAADSLLSKVGDEDAALLLGDSVDEFASRLLDAGAESVLATAGSQGAAVRLPDGRSVRAGIAHLPGPVIDTMGAGDATLSATVRDIAQSGLPESDEEWGALLADAMLIAAATCRAEGALLRVPGA
- a CDS encoding LacI family DNA-binding transcriptional regulator; the encoded protein is MKQVAALAGVGIKTVSRVINGEPNVSAATIARVTDAARALDYQPDLHAGNLRRADGRSRTLGLLVGSVSNPFSGAVHRAVEEAAIERGVAVFASSLDDDPTREEQSVSAFLRRRVDGLILTTISPSQGYLSAEIRRGTPVVFVDREPSGVTADTVVSDNAAGAALAVRHMLSHGHRRIAYLGDRGDIQTARERRRGFLEELGRAGVPTSGVPVIENLHDEATTFDALLGLLSSDDPPTAVFSAQNLVTIGAIRALRARDLHHTVALVGFDDVPLADLLEPGVTVVAQNPQRIGQLAAERVFARLDGDDAPGTRHIVPTRLIVRGSGEINAID
- a CDS encoding substrate-binding domain-containing protein; its protein translation is MNRTAPRPLARRLVAAGSIAALAALSFTACSSGSGGGSSAASGDEIGVSLIVKTTSNPFFVAMEDGAKAAADKLGVNLTLAAGKEDGDEDTQIQAIENAISKGDAGILITPNGPGVEDALVKARDAGLYVIALDTPPSDPESVDITFATDNYLAGQDIGKWTAAKLGGEKATIALIDLFDDKVVSVDYNRDQGFLDGMGIDTADKEKNGDEAKSGTYSGGDYEIVGNEASQGAEDGGRTAAETLLSKNPDINVVYTINEPAASGAYEAFKAAGTEKGLIMVSVDGGCAGVQQVADGTLGATSQQYPVKMADLGVQAIYDLVKTDKKPEVTEGLDFYNTGVALVTDDAQDGVESIDTAAAADICWG
- a CDS encoding ABC transporter permease, with protein sequence MSHPKTEPAPSTGALDLAEEFLDRTTPLTRIRGALHRYPALSPAIVLVLSVIVFGFLNDRFLNPANLSLITQQVAVVGTLAIAQTLIILTAGIDLSIGAVMVLSSMVIAQSTVQAGVPAVVGLLLGLIVGLAAGAFNGWLVTRFKLPPFIVTLGTLNVFVALTLLYSSGATVRGNDMPALLTWTGETFNIGGVNFTVGVVMMLVLYIAIAFILGKTAWGRHVYAVGDDKESARLAGISVNRVLMSVYLAAGAILAIGAWIQIGRTNAASPNAGVDLNLDSITAVVIGGTSLFGGRGTVWGTLLGALIVGVFRNGLSLAGLDVLWQTFAVGVLIIVAVAVDQWIRKVRK